In Lasioglossum baleicum chromosome 19, iyLasBale1, whole genome shotgun sequence, the following proteins share a genomic window:
- the LOC143218548 gene encoding uncharacterized protein LOC143218548 translates to MFEDILNISEAPIFDNRITKIELHTYNPYANTTFENNDEIRIPIQQQDLYTLPCRSFLYVEGKFSLPGKLELPTGSQIESAILDTAALDNNAVAFMFEEIRYELNGVEIDRSRNPGTTTTLKNYVSLSTTRSNALSNAGWTHNNETQRETATTTAAINFNFCVPMSMLLGFCEDYKRGVINARHELILIPSRTNTNALFSSSENAKPVLDLYKIQWRMPHVMLDEIHKLSMLRILDNDKPIDMSFRSWELYEYPLLQATTKHTWAIKTAPQM, encoded by the coding sequence ATGTTCGAGGACATTTTGAACATCTCCGAAGCGCCGATCTTCGACAATCGAATAACGAagatcgagctgcacacatacaaCCCGTATGCCAACACAACGTTTGAAAACAACGATGAGATACGCATACCAATTCAACAGCAAGACTTGTACACGCTCCCGTGCAGAAGCTTCCTATACGTCGAGGGAAAATTTAGTTTGCCTGGGAAACTTGAATTACCAACGGGATCGCAAATCGAATCGGCGATCCTTGACACAGCGGCTCTCGATAACAATGCCGTTGCGTTTATGTTCGAGGAAATACGCTACGAACTGAACGGCGTTGAAATCGATCGATCCAGAAATCCTGGAACTACAACGACTCTGAAGAACTACGTGAGCCTGTCCACGACGCGAAGCAACGCGTTGTCCAACGCGGGCTGGACGCATAACAACGAGACGCAGAGGGAAACCGCAACAACCACAGCGGCGATAAACTTCAACTTTTGCGTACCTATGAGCATGTTATTGGGCTTCTGCGAAGACTACAAACGCGGTGTAATTAACGCCCGCCACGAATTGATTTTAATTCCCTCGCGTACCAACACAAACGCGTTGTTCAGTTCCTCCGAAAATGCGAAACCCGTTCTGGATCTGtacaaaattcaatggcgaatgccGCACGTCATGTTGGATGAAATACATAAGCTGTCGATGTTACGTATTCTGGACAACGACAAGCCGATCGATATGAGCTTCCGATCATGGGAACTGTACGAGTATCCTCTGCTCCAGGCGACTACGAAGCATACATGGGCCATAAAAACAGCTCCGCAAATGTAA